One Ahaetulla prasina isolate Xishuangbanna chromosome 1, ASM2864084v1, whole genome shotgun sequence DNA window includes the following coding sequences:
- the DYNLL2 gene encoding dynein light chain 2, cytoplasmic has translation MSDRKAVIKNADMSEDMQQDAVDCATQAMEKYNIEKDIAAYIKKEFDKKYNPTWHCIVGRNFGSYVTHETKHFIYFYLGQVAILLFKSG, from the exons ATGTCTGACAGAAAGGCTGTGATCAAAAATGCTGACATGTCTGAGGACATGCAGCAGGATGCGGTCGATTGTGCTACGCAGGCCATGGAGAAGTACAACATAGAGAAGGATATTGCAGCATACATCAAGAAG GAATTTGACAAGAAATACAACCCCACCTGGCACTGCATCGTGGGCAGGAACTTCGGTAGCTACGTAACGCATGAGACGAAGCACTTCATTTACTTCTACTTGGGCCAAGTGGCGATTCTCCTCTTCAAATCCGGCTAG